One window from the genome of Nicotiana tomentosiformis chromosome 5, ASM39032v3, whole genome shotgun sequence encodes:
- the LOC104120441 gene encoding uncharacterized protein isoform X1, whose protein sequence is MIVICAHCAYTHGRKIEEYKLEHMWQAVTDKFDSDNINDQRDHVLKHMRKLWNNWKGSMHKNIKYKPFRDTLRDVPEGVDKSDWEWLVKEHFLTEKFKETSTRNSINRSKLTMPHRTGSKPIREIIYELGGKDGNPPDMATIFFETRKKDDKLVEPETNEKYAKIQELVQFKSSLTNIEVVERCFGPQRKSHIVGFGGGITAKELKGSNSSKVALLEKLSATEKENESLKGRMEGLESKCEVLESKYVQLASAVFNLASSSSSSE, encoded by the exons ATGATCGTAATATGTGCCCATTGCGCATACACTCATGGACGGAAAATCGAAGAATATAAGCTGGAGCACATGTGGCAAGCTGTTACA GATAAATTTGATAGTGATAACATAAATGATCAACGAGATCATGTCTTGAAACATATGAGAAAGTTATGGAACAATTGGAAAGGATCGATGCACAAGAACATAAAGTATAAGCCATTCCGCGATACTTTAAGAGATGTGCCAGAGGGGGTAGACAAGAGTGATTGGGAATGGCTGGTCAAAGAGCATTTTTTAACTGAAAAATTTAAG GAAACAAGTACAAGAAACTCGATCAATAGGTCTAAGTTGACAATGCCTCATCGTACGGGTAGTAAGCCTATTCGAGAGATCATTTATGAATTG GGAGGCAAAGACGGAAACCCCCCAGATATGGCAACTATCTTTTTTGAGACTCGTAAGAAGGACGACAAGCTTGTCGAACCTGAAACCAATGAAAAATAT GCAAAAATCCAAGAACTGGTGCAATTTAAATCGTCTCTTACAAACATTGAGGTCGTAGAAAGGTGCTTCGGACCTCAACGCAAGAGTCATATAGTTGGATTTGGTGGTGGAATTACTGCTAAGGAGTTAAAAGGTAGTAACTCCTCAAAGGTTGCATTGTTGGAAAAGCTGAGTGCtactgaaaaagaaaatgaatcaCTAAAAGGACGCATGGAAGGGCTAGAGAGTAAATGCGAAGTTCTAGAGAGTAAATATGTACAACTTGCAAGTGCAGTGTTTAACCTTGCTTCATCATCATCTTCAAGTGAATAA
- the LOC104120441 gene encoding uncharacterized protein isoform X5, translated as MIVICAHCAYTHGRKIEEYKLEHMWQAVTDKFDSDNINDQRDHVLKHMRKLWNNWKGSMHKNIKYKPFRDTLRDVPEGVDKSDWEWLVKEHFLTEKFKETSTRNSINRSKLTMPHRTGSKPIREIIYELGGKDGNPPDMATIFFETRKKDDKLVEPETNEKYIKNLEV; from the exons ATGATCGTAATATGTGCCCATTGCGCATACACTCATGGACGGAAAATCGAAGAATATAAGCTGGAGCACATGTGGCAAGCTGTTACA GATAAATTTGATAGTGATAACATAAATGATCAACGAGATCATGTCTTGAAACATATGAGAAAGTTATGGAACAATTGGAAAGGATCGATGCACAAGAACATAAAGTATAAGCCATTCCGCGATACTTTAAGAGATGTGCCAGAGGGGGTAGACAAGAGTGATTGGGAATGGCTGGTCAAAGAGCATTTTTTAACTGAAAAATTTAAG GAAACAAGTACAAGAAACTCGATCAATAGGTCTAAGTTGACAATGCCTCATCGTACGGGTAGTAAGCCTATTCGAGAGATCATTTATGAATTG GGAGGCAAAGACGGAAACCCCCCAGATATGGCAACTATCTTTTTTGAGACTCGTAAGAAGGACGACAAGCTTGTCGAACCTGAAACCAATGAAAAATAT ATCAAAAACTTGGAAGTCTGA
- the LOC104120441 gene encoding uncharacterized protein isoform X2 has translation MIVICAHCAYTHGRKIEEYKLEHMWQAVTDKFDSDNINDQRDHVLKHMRKLWNNWKGSMHKNIKYKPFRDTLRDVPEGVDKSDWEWLVKEHFLTEKFKETSTRNSINRSKLTMPHRTGSKPIREIIYELGGKDGNPPDMATIFFETRKKDDKLVEPETNEKYVVERCFGPQRKSHIVGFGGGITAKELKGSNSSKVALLEKLSATEKENESLKGRMEGLESKCEVLESKYVQLASAVFNLASSSSSSE, from the exons ATGATCGTAATATGTGCCCATTGCGCATACACTCATGGACGGAAAATCGAAGAATATAAGCTGGAGCACATGTGGCAAGCTGTTACA GATAAATTTGATAGTGATAACATAAATGATCAACGAGATCATGTCTTGAAACATATGAGAAAGTTATGGAACAATTGGAAAGGATCGATGCACAAGAACATAAAGTATAAGCCATTCCGCGATACTTTAAGAGATGTGCCAGAGGGGGTAGACAAGAGTGATTGGGAATGGCTGGTCAAAGAGCATTTTTTAACTGAAAAATTTAAG GAAACAAGTACAAGAAACTCGATCAATAGGTCTAAGTTGACAATGCCTCATCGTACGGGTAGTAAGCCTATTCGAGAGATCATTTATGAATTG GGAGGCAAAGACGGAAACCCCCCAGATATGGCAACTATCTTTTTTGAGACTCGTAAGAAGGACGACAAGCTTGTCGAACCTGAAACCAATGAAAAATAT GTCGTAGAAAGGTGCTTCGGACCTCAACGCAAGAGTCATATAGTTGGATTTGGTGGTGGAATTACTGCTAAGGAGTTAAAAGGTAGTAACTCCTCAAAGGTTGCATTGTTGGAAAAGCTGAGTGCtactgaaaaagaaaatgaatcaCTAAAAGGACGCATGGAAGGGCTAGAGAGTAAATGCGAAGTTCTAGAGAGTAAATATGTACAACTTGCAAGTGCAGTGTTTAACCTTGCTTCATCATCATCTTCAAGTGAATAA
- the LOC104120441 gene encoding uncharacterized protein isoform X4 gives MIVICAHCAYTHGRKIEEYKLEHMWQAVTDKFDSDNINDQRDHVLKHMRKLWNNWKGSMHKNIKYKPFRDTLRDVPEGVDKSDWEWLVKEHFLTEKFKGGKDGNPPDMATIFFETRKKDDKLVEPETNEKYVVERCFGPQRKSHIVGFGGGITAKELKGSNSSKVALLEKLSATEKENESLKGRMEGLESKCEVLESKYVQLASAVFNLASSSSSSE, from the exons ATGATCGTAATATGTGCCCATTGCGCATACACTCATGGACGGAAAATCGAAGAATATAAGCTGGAGCACATGTGGCAAGCTGTTACA GATAAATTTGATAGTGATAACATAAATGATCAACGAGATCATGTCTTGAAACATATGAGAAAGTTATGGAACAATTGGAAAGGATCGATGCACAAGAACATAAAGTATAAGCCATTCCGCGATACTTTAAGAGATGTGCCAGAGGGGGTAGACAAGAGTGATTGGGAATGGCTGGTCAAAGAGCATTTTTTAACTGAAAAATTTAAG GGAGGCAAAGACGGAAACCCCCCAGATATGGCAACTATCTTTTTTGAGACTCGTAAGAAGGACGACAAGCTTGTCGAACCTGAAACCAATGAAAAATAT GTCGTAGAAAGGTGCTTCGGACCTCAACGCAAGAGTCATATAGTTGGATTTGGTGGTGGAATTACTGCTAAGGAGTTAAAAGGTAGTAACTCCTCAAAGGTTGCATTGTTGGAAAAGCTGAGTGCtactgaaaaagaaaatgaatcaCTAAAAGGACGCATGGAAGGGCTAGAGAGTAAATGCGAAGTTCTAGAGAGTAAATATGTACAACTTGCAAGTGCAGTGTTTAACCTTGCTTCATCATCATCTTCAAGTGAATAA
- the LOC104120441 gene encoding uncharacterized protein isoform X3, with protein MIVICAHCAYTHGRKIEEYKLEHMWQAVTDKFDSDNINDQRDHVLKHMRKLWNNWKGSMHKNIKYKPFRDTLRDVPEGVDKSDWEWLVKEHFLTEKFKGGKDGNPPDMATIFFETRKKDDKLVEPETNEKYAKIQELVQFKSSLTNIEVVERCFGPQRKSHIVGFGGGITAKELKGSNSSKVALLEKLSATEKENESLKGRMEGLESKCEVLESKYVQLASAVFNLASSSSSSE; from the exons ATGATCGTAATATGTGCCCATTGCGCATACACTCATGGACGGAAAATCGAAGAATATAAGCTGGAGCACATGTGGCAAGCTGTTACA GATAAATTTGATAGTGATAACATAAATGATCAACGAGATCATGTCTTGAAACATATGAGAAAGTTATGGAACAATTGGAAAGGATCGATGCACAAGAACATAAAGTATAAGCCATTCCGCGATACTTTAAGAGATGTGCCAGAGGGGGTAGACAAGAGTGATTGGGAATGGCTGGTCAAAGAGCATTTTTTAACTGAAAAATTTAAG GGAGGCAAAGACGGAAACCCCCCAGATATGGCAACTATCTTTTTTGAGACTCGTAAGAAGGACGACAAGCTTGTCGAACCTGAAACCAATGAAAAATAT GCAAAAATCCAAGAACTGGTGCAATTTAAATCGTCTCTTACAAACATTGAGGTCGTAGAAAGGTGCTTCGGACCTCAACGCAAGAGTCATATAGTTGGATTTGGTGGTGGAATTACTGCTAAGGAGTTAAAAGGTAGTAACTCCTCAAAGGTTGCATTGTTGGAAAAGCTGAGTGCtactgaaaaagaaaatgaatcaCTAAAAGGACGCATGGAAGGGCTAGAGAGTAAATGCGAAGTTCTAGAGAGTAAATATGTACAACTTGCAAGTGCAGTGTTTAACCTTGCTTCATCATCATCTTCAAGTGAATAA